One region of Myxococcus stipitatus genomic DNA includes:
- a CDS encoding CheR family methyltransferase, producing MTDATRPPASTPIGLPVLTARELVLFQTLVEREAGIHLSAAKDALVANRLSRRLRELGLASFGAYYAYVTERGHEAEKVRMLDSLCTHETSFFREPQHFELLRERVFPEWRAQANAGRRARNVRVWSAACSTGEEPYSIAMCLLDAFPRGSGWGLEVLATDLSTWATERTQQGLWSLDRASTIPQPLLREFMLKGVRSQEGMMKAGPDLRSLLRVSRVNLNAPGEWPAGPFDLIFCRNVLIYFGEEARNRVIHGMVRRLAPSGYLFLGHAESLIGVDVDVRSVSANVYTPRTGTPSW from the coding sequence ATGACGGACGCCACGCGCCCGCCCGCTTCGACACCCATCGGGCTCCCGGTGCTGACGGCCCGGGAGCTCGTCCTGTTCCAGACGCTGGTGGAGCGCGAGGCGGGAATCCACCTGTCCGCCGCCAAGGACGCGCTGGTCGCCAACCGCCTCTCGCGCCGGCTGCGGGAGCTGGGGCTGGCGTCGTTCGGCGCATACTACGCCTACGTCACGGAGCGAGGGCACGAGGCGGAGAAGGTGCGGATGCTGGACAGCCTCTGCACGCACGAGACGTCCTTCTTCCGCGAGCCCCAGCACTTCGAACTGCTGCGGGAGCGCGTCTTCCCTGAATGGCGGGCGCAGGCGAACGCGGGGCGCAGGGCCCGGAACGTCCGTGTCTGGAGCGCGGCGTGCTCCACCGGGGAGGAGCCCTATTCGATCGCCATGTGCCTGCTCGACGCCTTCCCGCGCGGCTCGGGGTGGGGCCTGGAGGTCCTGGCGACGGACCTGTCCACCTGGGCCACGGAGCGCACCCAGCAGGGACTCTGGAGCCTCGACCGGGCGTCCACGATTCCCCAGCCGCTGCTCCGCGAGTTCATGCTCAAGGGCGTGCGGAGCCAGGAAGGCATGATGAAGGCGGGGCCGGACCTGCGGTCGCTGCTGCGCGTCTCGCGCGTCAACCTGAACGCGCCCGGCGAGTGGCCCGCGGGCCCGTTCGACCTCATCTTCTGCCGCAACGTGCTCATCTACTTCGGCGAGGAGGCGCGCAACCGGGTGATTCACGGGATGGTCCGGCGGCTCGCTCCCTCTGGGTACCTCTTCCTGGGGCACGCGGAGAGCCTGATTGGCGTCGACGTGGACGTGCGGTCCGTGAGCGCGAACGTGTACACGCCCCGGACCGGGACGCCTTCCTGGTAA
- a CDS encoding alpha/beta hydrolase, with protein MTHPNISPDFDPQLAPLLPPLEGYVPLKMTLEQLEHFRRLSHVTRETLIGDAQVSCVDYSIPGYQGADIVVSVIARKDHATPGPAVYHIHGGGMVMGTRFAGAKPLVDWALRHDAVCVSVEYRLAPEHPAPTLVEDCYAGLTWMAAHADMLRFDPNQLVIFGGSGGGGLAAGTTLLARDRQGPRLLGQLLQCPMLDDRNETASAHRYDGVGVWDRTSNLTAWEAVLGERRGRPDVSPYSAPARASDLSRLPPTFIDVGGAETFRDEAVAYARAILAAGGECELHVWGGAFHGFYDIAPQSELARACIAARDSWIARMFARGAMSPRMP; from the coding sequence ATGACTCACCCGAACATCTCCCCGGACTTCGACCCCCAACTGGCGCCCCTGCTCCCTCCGCTGGAGGGGTACGTCCCCTTGAAGATGACGCTGGAGCAGCTCGAGCACTTCCGCCGGCTGAGCCACGTGACGCGGGAGACGTTGATTGGAGACGCGCAGGTCAGCTGCGTCGACTACAGCATTCCCGGCTACCAGGGGGCCGACATCGTCGTCTCGGTCATTGCCCGGAAGGACCACGCGACTCCCGGGCCCGCCGTCTACCACATCCACGGTGGCGGCATGGTGATGGGAACCCGCTTCGCCGGAGCGAAGCCGCTGGTGGACTGGGCGCTCCGCCATGACGCGGTCTGCGTGAGCGTCGAGTACCGCCTGGCGCCCGAGCATCCCGCGCCCACCCTGGTGGAGGACTGCTACGCCGGCCTGACCTGGATGGCGGCGCACGCGGACATGCTCCGGTTCGATCCGAACCAGCTCGTCATCTTCGGCGGCAGCGGCGGTGGCGGGCTCGCGGCGGGAACCACGCTCCTGGCTCGGGACCGGCAAGGCCCACGACTGCTGGGCCAGCTCCTGCAATGCCCGATGCTGGACGACCGGAACGAGACGGCCTCCGCGCATCGATACGACGGCGTCGGCGTCTGGGACCGGACCAGCAACCTGACCGCCTGGGAAGCCGTGCTCGGAGAGCGCCGCGGCCGTCCCGACGTGTCTCCCTATTCCGCGCCCGCGCGCGCCTCGGACTTGAGCCGCCTGCCCCCCACCTTCATCGACGTCGGCGGAGCGGAGACGTTCCGAGACGAGGCCGTCGCCTATGCGCGCGCAATCCTGGCGGCGGGCGGCGAGTGCGAGCTGCACGTCTGGGGCGGAGCCTTCCATGGCTTCTATGACATCGCCCCGCAGTCAGAGCTGGCCCGGGCCTGCATCGCCGCGCGGGATTCATGGATCGCGCGGATGTTCGCTCGCGGCGCCATGAGCCCCCGCATGCCCTGA
- a CDS encoding DUF6209 family protein → MSLLALPLLLVCATAAAQTEPSLSFGAAYTVHQSETLTAGGQVRVSYASSRLSQCRVTLPDGGPGWSLTGHYRLNGGAEASFDVAGQPVTGLPPVIPLSAPGLLEVWFRVSSEGCEAYDSNYGSNFRFTVQPAGSAGVPALVFQEGWLEYTVGTVKAGQPFVVDYDIDRLPECRLLYNGAPTWEVWVHYRFDNGVTGDLSVTQVSGYSRFQVPVTLTAPVGARSVALWFENWDRGYCRRWDSLYGANYRFDVSP, encoded by the coding sequence ATGTCCCTGTTGGCCCTTCCCCTGCTCCTGGTCTGCGCCACCGCGGCGGCGCAGACGGAGCCGAGCCTCTCCTTCGGCGCGGCCTACACCGTCCACCAGTCGGAGACACTGACCGCTGGCGGTCAGGTCCGCGTGTCCTACGCCAGCTCGCGCCTGTCCCAGTGCCGCGTCACCCTCCCGGATGGCGGCCCGGGCTGGAGCCTCACCGGCCACTACCGCCTCAACGGCGGCGCGGAGGCGAGCTTCGATGTCGCGGGCCAGCCCGTGACGGGCCTGCCCCCGGTCATCCCCCTGTCCGCGCCGGGCCTGCTCGAGGTGTGGTTCCGCGTCTCGAGCGAGGGCTGCGAGGCGTATGACTCCAACTACGGCTCCAACTTCCGCTTCACCGTCCAGCCGGCGGGCAGCGCGGGTGTCCCCGCGCTCGTGTTCCAGGAGGGCTGGCTGGAGTACACGGTGGGCACCGTGAAGGCGGGCCAGCCGTTCGTGGTGGACTACGACATCGACCGGCTGCCGGAGTGCCGGCTGCTCTACAACGGCGCGCCCACGTGGGAGGTCTGGGTCCACTACCGCTTCGACAACGGCGTGACGGGCGACCTGAGCGTCACGCAGGTCTCCGGCTACTCGCGCTTCCAGGTCCCCGTCACGCTCACCGCGCCCGTGGGGGCCCGCTCCGTGGCGCTGTGGTTCGAGAACTGGGACCGGGGCTATTGCCGGCGCTGGGATTCGCTGTACGGCGCCAACTACCGCTTCGACGTGTCGCCGTAG
- a CDS encoding EamA family transporter, with protein MAWWVYALASAGFAALTAILAKVGVEGVPSTLATALRTGVVLVFAWAIALSRGEGAALPTLSRRTLLFLALSGIATGLSWLAYFRALQLAPASRVAPIDKLSLALTLVLAWGLLGESMSWKLVLGVGLMVCGALLTLA; from the coding sequence ATGGCGTGGTGGGTCTACGCATTGGCCTCCGCGGGTTTCGCCGCATTGACCGCCATTCTCGCGAAGGTGGGCGTGGAGGGGGTCCCCTCGACGCTCGCCACGGCCCTGCGCACCGGGGTCGTGCTCGTCTTCGCGTGGGCCATCGCCTTGAGCCGGGGAGAAGGGGCGGCGCTCCCCACGCTCAGCCGCCGCACCCTGCTCTTCCTCGCGCTCTCGGGAATCGCCACGGGCCTGTCCTGGCTCGCGTACTTCCGAGCGCTCCAGCTCGCGCCCGCGTCACGGGTGGCGCCCATCGACAAGCTCAGCCTCGCGCTCACGCTCGTCCTCGCCTGGGGACTCCTTGGAGAGTCCATGTCGTGGAAGCTCGTCCTCGGCGTTGGCCTCATGGTCTGTGGCGCGCTGCTCACGCTGGCCTGA
- a CDS encoding DUF4215 domain-containing protein: MTKHRDGRPVVVLGAMLGFALMGACGGSAPDEGTQRRATSPDISGVSAMSAADSDFCGDGVVGGEEVCDDGNQQSGDGCNSVCQEEPGYTCQGSAPSVCTDIDECANGTHTCVPGSLCVNTPGGFECQAPPACAPPNILCGVACVDPSSSNTHCGACGNACGQGAACEAGVCVGTGWLQITATWSRPGDADLYVRTPGDRLIHYANRGPDADTEYGEMDVDDQTGTGPENVFWAGSRFPPVGSYRVCLTAFGFDPPPSPTNPLSYTVRIRRPNRPDYVLTGTYTQIPGSLGCNPGDPSQVASFGHP, translated from the coding sequence GTGACGAAGCATCGAGACGGAAGACCCGTGGTGGTGCTGGGAGCGATGTTGGGGTTCGCCCTGATGGGAGCCTGCGGCGGTTCGGCTCCGGACGAGGGCACGCAGAGGCGCGCGACCTCACCCGACATCAGCGGTGTCAGCGCGATGTCGGCCGCGGACTCCGACTTCTGTGGTGACGGAGTCGTGGGTGGCGAGGAGGTCTGTGACGACGGCAATCAGCAATCCGGTGACGGCTGCAACAGCGTCTGCCAGGAGGAGCCGGGCTACACCTGTCAGGGCTCCGCCCCGAGCGTGTGCACGGACATCGACGAGTGCGCGAATGGCACGCACACCTGTGTGCCGGGGTCGCTCTGCGTCAACACGCCTGGAGGCTTCGAGTGCCAGGCGCCGCCAGCCTGCGCTCCGCCGAACATCCTCTGTGGCGTGGCCTGCGTCGACCCGAGCAGCTCCAACACCCACTGTGGCGCGTGTGGGAATGCCTGCGGGCAGGGCGCGGCGTGTGAGGCGGGCGTTTGCGTGGGCACCGGGTGGCTGCAGATCACCGCGACGTGGAGTCGGCCGGGAGACGCGGACCTGTATGTCAGGACGCCGGGGGATCGCCTCATCCACTACGCGAATCGAGGCCCCGATGCGGACACCGAATACGGCGAGATGGACGTGGACGACCAGACCGGCACCGGGCCCGAGAACGTCTTCTGGGCAGGGAGCAGATTCCCGCCCGTGGGCTCCTACCGTGTCTGCCTGACCGCCTTCGGCTTCGACCCGCCGCCCAGCCCGACGAATCCGTTGAGCTACACCGTCCGCATCCGACGCCCCAACAGGCCGGACTACGTCCTCACCGGCACGTACACGCAGATCCCTGGCAGCCTGGGCTGCAATCCCGGGGACCCCTCCCAGGTGGCCTCCTTCGGCCACCCCTGA
- a CDS encoding acyl-CoA dehydrogenase family protein codes for MSFFQEPPRLGNQYDDDALLQSYLARTLPEDFRRSITEDLRDLGELSGNYFYPFQLRDRLNEPVLTQWDAWGHRIDHIEVSPLWKEAEALAAKRGLIATAYEQKSGDLSRVHMFVLNYLIQASLDVYSCPMAMTDGAARSLLSLGNQALIDRALPRLTSRDPKTAWTSGQWMTERTGGSDVGLTQTVARQSPEGWRLYGTKWFTSATTAQMALTLARPEGNGPGGKGLAIFYVETRDADGRLNGIQINRLKDKLGTRKVPTAELTLDGTLATPVAGLTDGIKNMAWMLNVTRTWNALGATWSMRRAMALARDYAKRRVQFGAPLSDKPLHVDTLAGLEAEFQAGFMLAFRGVELLGKLEAKTATERDLLLQRLVTPLAKLTTGRQVVHVTSEVSEAFGGAGYVEDTGVPRLQADSQVLSIWEGTTNVLSLDSLRALAKEGTLEAFFHEVEGRLANVKDAGLRPCVETAHHALEHARAWVSGAMANPAAMEAGARRFSLTLGRTMELALLSDHAQWCLDHGHGPRTKAAARRFAQNGVDLIRDSLDLDESRLLG; via the coding sequence ATGAGCTTCTTTCAGGAACCGCCGAGGCTGGGGAATCAGTACGACGACGACGCGCTGCTACAGAGCTATCTGGCGAGGACGCTGCCGGAGGACTTCCGGCGCTCCATCACGGAGGACCTCCGTGACCTGGGCGAGCTGAGCGGGAACTACTTCTATCCCTTCCAGCTCCGCGACCGGCTGAACGAGCCCGTCCTGACGCAGTGGGATGCGTGGGGCCACCGCATCGACCACATCGAGGTCTCCCCCCTGTGGAAGGAGGCGGAGGCGCTGGCGGCGAAGCGTGGGCTCATCGCGACGGCATACGAGCAGAAGAGCGGCGACTTGAGCCGCGTGCACATGTTCGTGCTGAACTACCTCATCCAGGCCTCGCTGGACGTGTACTCCTGTCCCATGGCGATGACGGACGGCGCGGCCCGCTCGCTGCTGTCGCTGGGGAACCAGGCGTTGATCGACCGCGCCCTGCCCCGCCTCACCTCCAGGGACCCGAAGACGGCCTGGACCTCCGGCCAGTGGATGACCGAGCGCACGGGCGGCTCGGACGTGGGCCTGACGCAGACGGTGGCGCGGCAGTCCCCGGAGGGCTGGCGGCTTTACGGCACCAAGTGGTTCACCTCCGCGACGACGGCGCAGATGGCGCTCACGCTCGCCCGCCCCGAGGGCAACGGCCCCGGCGGCAAGGGCCTGGCCATCTTCTACGTCGAGACGCGCGACGCGGACGGCCGCCTCAACGGCATCCAGATCAACCGGCTGAAGGACAAGCTGGGCACGCGCAAGGTGCCCACCGCGGAGCTGACGCTGGACGGCACGCTGGCGACGCCGGTGGCGGGCCTGACGGACGGCATCAAGAACATGGCGTGGATGCTCAACGTGACGCGCACGTGGAACGCGCTGGGCGCGACGTGGAGCATGCGCCGGGCCATGGCGCTGGCGCGCGACTACGCGAAGCGCCGCGTGCAGTTCGGCGCCCCGTTGTCGGACAAGCCGCTGCACGTGGACACGCTGGCGGGCCTGGAGGCGGAGTTCCAGGCGGGCTTCATGCTGGCCTTCCGCGGCGTGGAGCTGCTGGGCAAGCTGGAGGCGAAGACGGCCACCGAGCGCGACCTGCTCCTGCAGCGGCTCGTCACGCCGCTGGCGAAGCTGACCACGGGCCGTCAGGTGGTGCACGTCACGTCGGAGGTCTCCGAGGCGTTCGGCGGCGCCGGCTACGTGGAGGACACCGGCGTGCCCCGCCTCCAGGCGGACTCGCAGGTGCTGTCCATCTGGGAGGGCACGACGAACGTGCTGTCGCTGGACTCGCTGCGCGCGCTGGCCAAGGAGGGCACGCTCGAGGCCTTCTTCCACGAGGTGGAGGGACGACTTGCCAACGTGAAGGACGCGGGCCTGCGTCCGTGCGTGGAGACGGCGCACCACGCGCTCGAGCACGCGCGAGCCTGGGTGTCCGGCGCCATGGCCAACCCCGCGGCGATGGAGGCCGGCGCGCGCCGCTTCTCCCTCACCCTGGGCCGCACCATGGAGCTGGCCCTGCTGAGCGACCACGCGCAGTGGTGCCTCGACCACGGCCACGGCCCCCGCACCAAGGCCGCCGCCCGCCGCTTCGCCCAGAACGGCGTGGACCTCATCCGCGACTCGCTCGACCTGGACGAGTCCCGGCTGCTCGGCTGA